The Ahaetulla prasina isolate Xishuangbanna chromosome 5, ASM2864084v1, whole genome shotgun sequence genomic sequence TCCTTTTATTGGCTGGCTATAATCCATGGGTTCATGGCACAGAGCTGttctacttgctgctttaaccacAGAGATTAAGCATGCAAACATCTGATATTAAAGTATCTCAGAGGACTGTCTATCATCTGTAAATTAGTGTCATTGAAAAGTAATTATTTGAATACGATTTTAATTCATATATTGTTAGGTACAAATTGCCTTCCTTTGCTGTAGTCAATGAATGAGCCTTATAAACTATAAATCTTACATCCCTGAGGTTGTATAGACTTTGTAATTCCAAGTCAATTACAAGTCCAAATAGTTCcaagcaagaacagttaaaaccacAAGCTCTGCTGTTGGCTGTACAACTTTTGTTTCATTTAAGACTCCTTAGGATAAAAGAATATTATTCTAATTCTATGACAATCCAAGCTTTGAAATAATAAACACTTTCCGATTAAGATCACTGCAGCAACTCTTTTGAAACACTAATAAATATCTATGCATAATATATTTTCAAAGTGTTCGGGAACCTAGTAACAAGGTAGATTTGAAAGTTGCTTTATAGATGATTTGTTTCCCTGAGCTTGCCTAGTTCTGAGGAAAATAATGTACACAAATGACAGAACATGTATTTATAGAAAAAGTATTATATGAGAAGCAATATCAAAGACCAGGTTTCAGGATTTTGATGTTCAACCCATTTTAGCAGCTCCACCAAACAGGTGTAGCAAACAGGTGTCTCTCTATTCTTGTCTGATCAACTTGGCATGAGCCACGCTGTCCCCGTTGCAGCCAGTCTTAGCAGCCCTGCAGAATGGCAGGTGGGTTGGATAAAGAGCCGTACCTCCTAGTTAACTCTGTGACTGCATGTCTTTGTGTGCTTTTAGGGTTCAACATCAAGCACCACCTGCTGACTTCAACGGAGCACCTTTTCATGCCCCCTGAGCTGCTGTCTTTTCAGTGAGGGGGATGGCCAAGGGAGGAGCAAAACCCCCCAAGGGGAAAAAGGTCACCTTGAAGGTTGCCAAGACCTGCATAAAGATCACCTTTGACGGGAAGCGCCGCCTTGACCTGAGCAAGATGGGCATCACGACGTTCCCCAGGTGCATCCTGAAATTGGAGGACATCGATGAGCTGGATCTCAGCAGAAACATGATTAAGAAAATCCCAGAGGCAATCGATAAATTCCAGAATCTGCGCTGGCTGGACTTGCATAGCAACCAGATCGATAAGCTGCCAGAAACCATAGGGAACCTACAGAACCTCATTTTCCTGAATCTCTCCAACAACAAGCTCACCGCCCGGAGCTTGCCCATGGAGCTCAACCAGCTCAAGAACCTGCGAAATCTTAATATCGGCCTCAACCACATCGACAACCTCCCAACCACCCTGGGAGCTTTGAAGGAGCTCCAGGAAGTTGGGGTGTTTGATAATCTGCTGACACTGATCCCGAACAGCATCGCAAAGCTCCCTAAACTGAAGAAGCTAAACGCCAAGAGGAACCCCTTTCCTGGACCCACTGAAGAGGAAATCTTTATTGATAACATCAAACGCCTTGAGACGCTCTATTTGGTAGAAGAGAAAGACCTTTGCCCTCCATGCTTGAGAAAATGTCAAGAAGAGAGGGACAAGCTCAACAAGCTGAAGAACACAGTGCCTGCCCCTCTCAGAAAGCCAAACTTTTCAAGCCTCATGACCCCCAACTCCCTGGCAAAGGAGAACCAAGCCGAGTGGAGGTGAAGAGGCTGGCAGGCCCAGCCCCACCAGGGCGACTCAGCAGTGTGGAGGGAGGGATGTGGCCCAACGGAGCAACTTCACCTCCCTTCCTTAGGAATGATCCTAACTAATAAAACAGCTCTGAGTCACATATACCTCTATGACTCTCACAGACACATGTCAATCCACCACACATCCCCACAGCAAGAGATCAGACTCTAAAATCTGTTACCCCCAGCTTCTCTCCAGCTTGCCCCTGGAAGCAGACCTCAAATATGTACCATAGCTGCAGTGAAGacctccccttccctcttctgATCCAACAGAGGTGGGCTGAGCCTTTGGGCAGCAGACACAAGAGGTATCCCAAGGTAGCCCAGTGCTGGAGACATCTTCTCTTCTAGTTCTCAGAGAAGTTCCCGAGATGGTTGCAGGCAGGATGCTACCAACAACAAAGGAAAGGGGCAATTCTGCCTTTTGGAACCAGGATAGTTTCCCTCTCcagttccagacggagcttgggaagAAGGGCCAAGGATCGTCCCCTAGGTCCCAAACCTTTCCAACATTACCAATATTTAGGAGCCAGAGGGCCTGAGCTAGCAAAATCACAAAGGGCTGAAATTCATTCTTCTGATGATTCTTGCTCCTGGCTCAATCCGGTCAGGGCCCAAGGATCATTAGAGACCAACCAGGCTACTTACTCCAGCATGTCTTTCTCTTGCCAACAGATCATATCTTACACCTCAACATAGTGAACAACAATTGCAATTATTTTGGCTCCTTTCAAAATTCTTTAGATATTTGGCCTAAGGAAAAATCTCTGACTCCATTTTGAATTTTACCTGACAGAGTATTTCGGTAGCCCTTTGATTGTGAACCTTTAGCATCACATCAATCATTGAAATGCTCCTCGATGTGGTGCTATGCCTTTTCTTGCCTTGTGCTTGTAAGAGTTAATGCTGGCAACCTTCGTAATTTCATACAGAAATTACTGTTTACATTGTCCTATTTTATGCCTGAGCTCAACCCATAATAGAGTTTTGCAGTTTCTCTGTATCTTAGAGTGTCAGATGAATTAGTACATTGAGAATTTCCAAATGAGTTCCTTCTCTAGCATTTAAACATTGGCCAGGACACAAAACCTTCAGAATCTCAAAAGATGCATCATTGCAAGCAGAACAAAAGAGGTTTACAGCCTAGGGCCTAAGACAGCATTCAGGTTATAAAGATGGACAGTGATGCCCCCTCCCATATTTGAGTCACACGACTTTGGTGTGTAGAAGGTGACTCTCCAACTTTTACGGTTATGGAGATATGTTGCACAATTGTTGTGTGAACAGTTGTGAGGGTTCTTGGGTTATGCTGCCACTGACAATAGGACAGTCCCTATTGTTAGTCCCCCTAGGTATACCAGACCAGGAAAACAACTCCGCAAGAAGGCTAAAACTACATTTTGAGATTGGCCATAATTACAGAATATCAAAAATCTAGTTGTACTGTTTCTCTTCCTTATAGTTCAGCAAATTCACGACATGTCTGCTAAAGCTGCTTCCAAGTGTTATCATGTTGTTCTGGACTTTAAAAAGTTTCAGCTCCTTTTGCCTCGGTTCTACCATATTTCCACCCAGGTCATCCCTAATCTCTACTCCTGTTAAGCTATTTCACATAGGCCTAGGGAAGGGATTCCCAACTGGGAGTGCGAGATGATATTCCAGGGAGTGCGAAAATTTGGGttgaagtttcaaaattatagtgtatatgtataattatatgcatgtaattatttatttttaagaggtTCAAGAATATATCAGAAGCGTTCTAGGGGTGCGGGttatagaaaaggttgggaatcCCTGGCCTGGGGTTTATTAGGTAGCAAAAAAACTCTTCTCTGAAAGCGACAATGTGTCAGCACCCAGATGTCTAGCATTTAGTCTTTGCATGGTGTCTCATGTGCATAGGAGAACTAGTCAAAAGAACATCATGGATTATTGATATGAACATCCATAATCCCGTCACATTTATGCAGGACATTTGATCGTCTTCTATAAAAACCAAACCACTTCTGCACAGAGCATGTCCCCACAGAATATCCTCTCAAAGGAGCAGCCAACGAGTTCCAAAACACATGAGGCACTCCTTCCCCACATACCAGGGATGCTGCTCCAGCATGGAGTTTTCTGGGGCAAAAGAAGACGCTGCACACAGGGCAAAAATTGGAATGTAACAATCACTCAAATAGCAATGAACTTCTGTGCTACAATGACCGTATAGTTTCCCAAAAACTTTTTAAGAGGCAAACGTAAATTAAATCTACAGCCAATAATTTTCAAATTTGTCTGCTAAGCAGTACAAATACAGGAATCTTATTATCTCTGTAAAATACTAACTGGAAGTCCTAAATGGCTTAGGATCTCATGTTGTAGACCTAGCTAGTTGTTAAGATTGGCAGGAAGGGCTCTTCAGAAGCCCATCTCTCTAGCATGGTCTTCTCCTGGGCTTCCCCAAGGCTTTGAGATGTGTTTGCTTTTCCTCCCCTGCTTCCTCCAAGCCTCTCACATTTGGgaaattattttagttttaatatAATGCATATATTAAAAGGAAAGCATGCATCCTGCTTTCTATGTTCTGTTAAGTCTTTTGCGTACTTGTTGAAAAGCAAATGTAGACTATGTTCctgagattagattagattagattagattagattagattagattagattagattagattagattaggggaagggaagggaagggaagggaagggaagggagaaaaatctTAAGTAAACCATACACTTTGAAtccaaaaatgcttctaaagcttTATTCCAAGAATAAAGCAAAACAGTGTGgatttgctgtttgtttgtttttaattgaaaaagttttaaaaaaccaaaacattttcccccttttttccccctccccccctcaaaaccccctcccccctcccttcaccccccagcttcccgggtcaatcacaaggtattgttatacataaaccaaacacagagtaagattttcccttctaatccaattagatTTGCTGTTCTTAATGGCTAAAGCCAGAGACTCAGTTGGGTGTAGTAGTTAAAGGCCAGGAGAGCGAGAGGCATATGCCAGCAGGGTCTCCTTGGGCCAGACCCTCCCTCTCAACTATaggaggaagaaggcaagggcaaatgACCTCCCAAAATGTTGCCCTGAAAACTGCGGGGGTTTGCTCAGATGCTGCCAAGGGTCAAAGGCACACAAAATAGCTAAAATTAAGACAGAGCCTGAAGCTCCAATAATGTATGGAGTGATAGGATTTAGATGTAGTATATAGTAAAGGATTTTGAAGTATCTGGGGCCATCAGAGGCTGATTTAAGAAATGAACAGCATTGTAAATGTGGTAATTCTCTTCATTGAACTTTCTTCTTGGAATATCCATATATTTTTGTTACTGTAATACTATGTTTAgcacttatttaaaaaaataaaataaaaaaggagaaatgtaATCAGCTCCAATAGAAACTGTTAATGTTCTCTGTCTTCTGCAGCTATAGAAGTCTCTCGATGTCAATAGGCCAGAAATCTTCTCTGTTTGGAAAGAAACATCTTCTGGTTCCTTCTTCAGACGCTTCCACATGCTCTGCATTCATCCGTTTCCTCCATTAACTTGAAATCCCCTCATTTGTTATTCTAGTATTATTTTAATACGTCCAAATAATAAATGGTCATAGAAGAACAAAATCTGAAGAGCAGGCTAGCACCTGAGAAGGCAAATCAATTTACTTTGtacctgtacagatagtcctcgacttatgactgtttattTAATCGTGCTTCAAAGGTATGACGGCTTtggaaaaagggacttaaaaCCTGCCCTTGAAGTTATCATTGTTGCTACgcacagagacacacagacagacagacagacacacacaccctaGAGTCCTGTGATGGcaattcaggtacttggcaacgggcttacatttacaatggttgtgtcttgcagtcacgtgatcacaatttgtgaccTTTCAGCTGgctctttcaacaagcaaagtcaattggggaagccagattcacttaatgaccatgtgattcacttaacaactgcagtaaaaaTGATTGCAAGAGAAAAAGTGTTGTGTATGTTCCAATTGGTGGGGAATCCCAGCGGGATATGCAGGGCTACGCTGCCGattcaaccttcccgcccaaaagaCTGCAGAGAATGGCGGCCAGTTAGCCAGCAGCCATTACAGCGCAAGCGCGAACAAAATGGCCACCACAAAAAGAGCGCAAATTCAAACCAAATCACCATCCGCAGCACCAACACAAAACCAGAAGAACAAACATACACCATGGTCACCGTGGACGGACAGCGGATCAAGATGGAGATCGACACTGGATCACCCATCACAATCGTATCCTGGTCTATGGTTCAAGAATTGCTGCCGCAAATAAAGAGGAATCACCTACAAACACAATACCTGCAAGTACGCGACTTCCAAGGGAACAGAGTTCCCGTGGATGGCATCGCCACCGTAAATGTTGTTTACGGGCAACACAAAAAGAAGCTACCAGTCACCATTGTGCAAGGCAACCTCCCAAGCCTCATGGGCTGGGATTGGATCCATCCCCTAGGAATCGGTCTCTACGGAGTGCTCGAGATTCAAGCAGACTGCCAATACATGAAGGACGACCTACTTCACGAATTCCAAGACGTTTTCGCCGGAACTTTGGGCAAGTacgtagggttagggttaaggttagggttagggttagggttattgaCTTCAACAGCACTAGCAAAAGCGTCGCGCCATGACATTCAAATAAGAACGGTCATGGGTTGGGTACTGAgagggtggcccacatgcagatTGGCAGATGAATTTAAGGATTTCAGTAATAAGCAGAACGAacaagggggttgtttgttgTGGGGAGACAGGATTGTAGTACCTGTAGCATTAAGAACAAGGGTTTTGGAGATGTTGCACGAGAGTCATCCTGGCATAGTTTGAATGAAAGGTCTTGCCaggagttatgtttggtggccacaaATAGACAAGCACGTAGAAAAATGGGTTGCACAGTGCTCCccatgccaagagtccagacctgccCCCGCCGCCCCAATAAGAGAATGGGAATGATCCCGAAACCCCTGGTCCcgcatccacattgattttgctggcccattTCATGGCCAAAACTTCTTGATAATTGTCGATGCATATTCGAAGTGGTTAGAGGttttcctaatgaaatccactacAACTGAAGCCGTGATCCGAATTCTTCAGAAATTATTCTCAACTCATGGGCTTCcggacaccctagtttccgacaatggTCCCCAATTTACTGCATTGCAATTCGAGAGCTACCTGGCCGGATTGGGAATCCGCCATGCACTTTTGGCACCTTACAAACCTTCAAGAAACGGTTTGGCTGAAAGATTTGTATGAGCCACAAAGGAAGCTTTAGCTCGCTTGGGACCAGGGGACTGGCAAGAGCGAATTGACACTTTCTTAACTACTCAGCATAGCACACCTTGCCCAACCACAGGGCTGAGCCCGGCCGAATTCCTCATGGGGCACAAACTTTGCTGTACCCTTGACCGCCTAAACCCAAACTACTCCCCAGATAATTaccaggggagaggagagggaacaaGGGAGTTCGAAATAGGCAATCCAGTTTTCGCAAAAAATTACTAGGAAGGCCCGGCATGGTTAGCCGgccaaataatagaaaaaatgctgGTCCGAAATCATATAAAATAAACACGGGGAACGGAAAAATCGAACGGAGGCATATCGATCTCCGTGAACGAACAGTCCAAAACTCTGGCCCTAACTACAATCTGATTGtcccaacagctaactcaaacccagaAGGACCAGATGACTTACCTGAGGTCTTCAGTGTCCAGTGCTGCTCCGGTCCGTCGTTACAGTCCATCACCAACCCATCAGCAAATAATCCACAAGGGTTTGAAGAAATAGCCACCAATAATCCACAAAACAGGGccccaatggaagagctgggaggcGCGAAAAGCACCTCCGACCAGCATGCTTCCCCTGCCAAAACTGAACTGCGCAGGCCAAGTAGGCACAGGGAACGCCCTAATTATCTATGCGATTACGTATGCTAAAACATGCAAGACCGAGGTGAAGTgcattctggggggggggaagagtgttGTGTATGTTCCCACTGGTATGGAATCCCAgcaggaaaacattcaaatcctaTTGGTTGACATTGTtccaggtgtgtatataaggagagcatcctgcctgtaCTTTCGCTGAAGTCCcactctaaataaaagagctgttgtcactagttTGGTCTCGGGTCTCCTCAATTACCCAATCTAACAAGAAGCATCTATCCCCAAAAGTTGGAATCCAGTGTTTCTGAGCTAAATGTCAGGCAAGTGCTAATTCAAATGactacatttaattaattaataagttttaataaaaaaaatagttttaattagttgTCTTATATATTAGGACATGCAAAAATACCTTATATTAATAGACTCATCTGCGGTGCCTTTTGATTTCATTGAACAAaatctgaggggaaaaaatagttaACTTTATTCCTCTGAAAGGTGAGAGCTTTAGACAATTTATTCTGAAAGCTTCTGTGGATTTGTGATGGTGGAATTTCACTGTAATTGCCACCCACTGATAGGATTGAAGCCACTTTGGGGATGCTATTTCTAAAAAGAGCGCACAAATATGCagcccttttttaaaattaatttggtcCTATTATATTTAGTCTACAGAAAGTGCATCTGTTGATAAACAGGCCTCAACTTTCTTAAATAATTTCTTTCCAGAAATCCACTGGGTTAGAAACAATTAAGAAACGGTAACATAATTggtcttttttttccagaattattTCTTAGGTCCACTTGATTTTTCATATCTCACAGTTGTTTTAGTGTTTATCATGGCTCTAACAAGCTCAGAAAGAACAATTCATCAAGCCTGCCAGATTTTGCCTAGCAAAGGCACGAAGCCGAGTTGCTAGGCTCATTCCTACTCGACTAAGGCTAGAGTGGGTTTGGGCTTAGCGATTGTCTGTTTTAATATTCTGCAGATATAAGAGAAACACAGGTCTACAAATCTACCTGCTATATTAAGTAGATAAATCGATGTGCCTTTTTAGAATGTTTAATAATGATGCAAAAATGAgcaaaggctggtgtcggggcaACCTGTAACAGATGGTTTGTTCACAGAATGAACATTTCTCAAACAGCGCAAGTAGCTGGTTGTACTGTATATGAAAAATAAGATTTCTAACAAACTCTTGAAGAAAACATCTTGGGACCAGACaggaaaaaaagcttcttcatAGCTTCTGCAAAAGATACCTTGTCAAGAACCTTTTCCTGTCGTTGTTGTGGAATACAAGGAAAACGGAATAGCCATTGTTTAAGAAGATCTCCAGTGCTGTCTCCTGTGAAGACAAACCAAATGGGCAGCTtgcaagaggaaggagaaaatgcTTCCTTCTCTCTGTGACTTCAACGGCAATCATCTAGCCACTTGATCCAGGGAT encodes the following:
- the LRRC18 gene encoding leucine-rich repeat-containing protein 18; protein product: MAKGGAKPPKGKKVTLKVAKTCIKITFDGKRRLDLSKMGITTFPRCILKLEDIDELDLSRNMIKKIPEAIDKFQNLRWLDLHSNQIDKLPETIGNLQNLIFLNLSNNKLTARSLPMELNQLKNLRNLNIGLNHIDNLPTTLGALKELQEVGVFDNLLTLIPNSIAKLPKLKKLNAKRNPFPGPTEEEIFIDNIKRLETLYLVEEKDLCPPCLRKCQEERDKLNKLKNTVPAPLRKPNFSSLMTPNSLAKENQAEWR
- the LOC131200245 gene encoding uncharacterized protein LOC131200245, whose protein sequence is MAIQVLGNGLTFTMVVSCSHVITICDLSAGSFNKQSQLGKPDSLNDHVIHLTTAVKMIAREKVLCMFQLVGNPSGICRATLPIQPSRPKDCREWRPVSQQPLQRKREQNGHHKKSANSNQITIRSTNTKPEEQTYTMVTVDGQRIKMEIDTGSPITIVSWSMVQELLPQIKRNHLQTQYLQVRDFQGNRVPVDGIATVNVVYGQHKKKLPVTIVQGNLPSLMGWDWIHPLGIGLYGVLEIQADCQYMKDDLLHEFQDVFAGTLGN